CAACTTTGGCCAGCTCATCAATCGTGGCTTTTGCTTCAGCCACTTTGTTGGTCCGAATTTGAGCTGAGGCCAGATTAAAGAGGGTTGGAATGTGTTTGGGATCGAGTTTGAGTGATTCTTGATAGAGGGAAATCGCTTTATCAAATTGCTGACGCTGGAAAAAAGTGTTTCCAAGGTCAGTCCGGACATTGACGTCCTTATCGTTCAGTTTAAGGGCCTGTTCATAATGCTTTTGGGCGATATCGTATTTTTGCTCGTCAAAGGAAACATTCCCCAGTGTCACCAGGGCTTCCATGTCATTGGGTTTGGTTTTGAGTGCATCTTCAAAACAGGCACGAGCTTCAGGCAGTTTTTTGCCCACGAAATACAGATATTTGCCCACATTCATCTGGGCTTCATAGTTGCCCCGGTTTTTTTGGGCATAGTCAAGCGCCTGGGCAATTTCTTCGGGGTTGGCTTGCTCGGTGGTG
This genomic stretch from Acidobacteriota bacterium harbors:
- a CDS encoding tetratricopeptide repeat protein, producing the protein MRDLKVFVEVVEGFFFGFYWTNAMNRGFVKEAEDKLRQAQANPSQPGSSGTPTGQPPHDDVHSNVTTEQANPEEIAQALDYAQKNRGNYEAQMNVGKYLYFVGKKLPEARACFEDALKTKPNDMEALVTLGNVSFDEQKYDIAQKHYEQALKLNDKDVNVRTDLGNTFFQRQQFDKAISLYQESLKLDPKHIPTLFNLASAQIRTNKVAEAKATIDELAKVDPQNRALPDLKAALDSASSTKRDIPTH